In Hyperolius riggenbachi isolate aHypRig1 chromosome 1, aHypRig1.pri, whole genome shotgun sequence, the genomic window AATAATGAAAGCTTCCCAACCAAATCATGTATAAAAAATCCCCTCTCTTTTATTGCAATTGTAAAGAAAGGCCCCGAGTCTGTGTAATGCTTCATTCCAAAGTtaaagggttttgaaggaggggtgtcccctgcactTGGCTGTTGAAAGCGTGATTACATAAGTACCGGACGAACCCGACATTAATGATCAGCAGCTTACCTGGCAGGTAGTATTCTTTTTTCGCAGCATGAATCTGTGGTTTCAAAACTTGTGTCAAGTGCTTTGTGGGTCTcattacagaagaagaagaagcagccccGCTATGCACCCTCATCTCCTCTGTCAGAGTGTGATACTGCCCGAGACTGGAGACTCCtttccactgtgctctctgcagccaAAAGCAGGGGACACACCCCCCTAACTTGGGAACGAAGCATTACACCGACTTGGGGCATGGTGCAAAGGAAAGCCAGGGCTTTCAAAAAATGGTTAGATCGTGGTAGGGCAGCAAATAGAACTTTTACAAGAAGCTACCAAACTCTGTAGacgggataatacgtaagtaccctcTGAGACTCAGCGGCTGTGTGGCTGTGTACCATATAGAGCACCTGGCAGCAGCTGTTTACGCTACTGGGAGTTCAAATTACTATAGCTGGTAATAACATTGtgggcaggcccagatttacatcacaggagcctacaggcacagattcCTGGCAcccctccatgaacttacaaacaCCCACCAAACTACACCATAAGTGTGCTGTCTGTCACAGCAGAGGTTGGCagtggtaccctcagtattaagtagctactaGTGGTGCCCCTGAATGGAGTCTTGttggtggaatgccaagagctgagcgtgtaacctctcatttatgctctgctcagaactctgcataggAATGGAGGGAGGcattaggggaggggagtgagccgcctttccatcaccagacgcctgtaggcccgtacttacagtgccttattgtaaatccagccctgattatGGGCTGTGGTGGCGTCCAAATTAACAGGTGCACTGGGCACCTTTTATTAACTGCTTTGTGAAAGTATACCTCATTCTGCTGTCACTGACTGCTGATGTTTAATCAGCTGAAGATTACTACTTATAATGTCAAACAACATTTGTTATCATTCAGGTAACCCTTAAAAAATGGAGTTTCTATAAATGTCAGCCAAAATCCGAATTAGGAATACATTTCTTTCCTGGAAAGCTTTCAGATTCATCCAGAGATCTAGAATAAAGAAACATATGACATGGAGAAAATGAACCCCACTTACTCAAACATTGCAAAATTAAAAAAGACACATCAAAAATAGATCATCATCAGTGCTGCTTGCTTTTCCACATCGCTCAAAGTGCTTCAACAGGTGCTTCAACACCTGGCTTTCTAGTGTCACTTTAACACTCTAAACATATTGCTCATTTTTTTGTCAGTGTCCTTCTGGCACTTCACATTTACCTCATCTTCACTATAATGTTTCACCTTCCTTTcttcatgatttttttattttttattgagcCTGTTGTCTTTTTGAGACCCTGTTGTCCTTGGTGTGTCTCTTATGTTCATTGGTACAGTTATACCCTGTGGTGGGTTGTTTTTACATATTATAGAAATTAATTATATACTATACAGGACCATTTATCATTtgttttttaatcgtttttattGTTCATTGTACACTGTTTGAATAAAGATGGATTGCTTTTGTATATTCATGAGTGGTACGGTTGTTTTAGGATATTCTTTCCTTTGTAGTACTGCTTACTgacttcatggaagcaaacatattgttagcatcctgtgtttacaaattagctgctctgccgaggcagtcatctggcacagctaagagatcaaattacaaattgtaATTAGTCACACATGAGAGTGAAATAGACAGGCgaaacactctaaatacatacagggtgcatttctctatgttttccttctgtcctgtgcaagagttcaggtccactttaaagagtaactgttagccccaaaaatgaaatttaaatctctatggcaatgttttatttactatttaagtgagccaaaaaggcaatgcagaagtttaaaatcaatctatttttttactttgtagccttttccccaagctccggacgcaaagccgcatatcagatactgatgagcatgcagagcatgcctatgtctgcccgaccccctctcccgcccaggaccaggtgccgatatattcgcaccacaaacagctgaccgctctgacacggagagagagcgggagcacttccagcgccgccaccgcagagcagccgccgccgtgcatctctctcatgtgattctctcacatgtgactctgcGGTGgaggcgctggaagtgctgccgctctgtctccctgtcagagcggtcagctgtttggggtgagaatatatcggcacctggtcctgggggggagaggggggtcgggcagacataggcatgctctgcatgctcatcagtatctgatatgcggctttgcgtccggagcttggggaaaaggctacatagtaaaaaaaatagattgatttttaacttctgcattgcctttttggctcacttaaatagtaaataaaacattgccatagagatttaaatttcatttttggggctaacagttactctttaagaaaggGATTAGAATTTTAACTTAAATGGGCACTGCTAATTAACATAACATATATGATATGGTAGGAGCTATTAATGTACTAATTAagtaattttttatttgtttgataTTCATTGCTGAAAtatttccaggacaatattccACAATATCCTGACAtgtaaagacccaggctgtacataaacagtttaatgttttttatataaagtagacacacacacacctcataatTATAAAAAGGGTTTATGTGGGTTCAGTGAGTTTGGGATAGTGAGGTATATACAGTATGGCCTAGTAATAAATTGTGcatcttttattgacaatttttaaagaaaacctgtattgagaaaaacctcccctggggggtactcacctggggtggggaagcctctggatcctattgaggcgtcCCCTGTCCTTCGGTCCTACGGCAGTGGAGATCAAGCTCCCCaaacagtggggatgtaaatatttaccttcccggctccagcgcaggcgcagtatcggcaatCCGCTCggggataggcgaaaatagccgaccaCTGTCGGCCCgctctcctgcgcaggtgcaagtctcctgcacctgcgcagtagagcggacccaacgcaGATCGCTATTctcgcctatctctgtgcggaaagccgcaacagcgccttcgctggagccaggaaaggtaaataaatccgtgcttatcaggcttgtcgagggaggattccaggaCACTTCGGGGAGCCAGAGctcgactgcctgcagctacaggggagggggaagccttattgggaccctgaggcttccccctcccgaggtgagtacccctcaggggaactttttttgatacaggttctctttaaataaaaaacacaatttcTTAATACAACTTACCCAGGGGCGTAAGTAGAaaacactgggcccccttgcaaaactttggatgggcccccccccagctgtcattgctggagggggggggctctGATGGTACcccgaggtaagggggggggggggagtccggccccccagcccactgctgtttgtgcctgcttctcccccttcctgtgctgtgccccctcctgctcctaaaaatgGCCCCTCTCAGGATTCTCCCCCAAAGGgctcccctgcggctgcatcccttgcaggggctattgttacgcccctgaacttACCAATTTGTTATTGATGCCTACAGAACTAACTGATGAAGCCTACAAGCTTCCAGTTTGCAGTATTGGGGGAAGAGGAACAAACGGTTAATTGCCTGGGGCACAaaaatggccagaaacagccctTTTTGATGCTTCCACAGATAACAATATAGAGGAGAAATAGGCAATTTCACATACACTCTTATGAGTCACAACTTCACAGCACTAATCTATAGACAAATGTTGTATAATTTCAAGACTGTATGGGGAGGCAGGAGAGGGCAACCTGGCTGGGAATACTGTAATAGAGAATTTCTAGTCAAGTTTTCCATAGTGTCACATCCGTTTTTACACTGCTAGCATGGTTTGTGGTACATCACATTCCTGGAATAGAAGCAAATCAGCAATATGATCCTGCTAATCTGTTTGTGTTAACCTTTGCATTAGTTTCCTTGGTAGTATTGTCATAATCAGGAATGCTGAATAACCAATTTGTACCAGTgtaaaggtatgtacacacatgctaTAAACTTTGGCTAATAATGACCGGTCCAGTTGAAGATCGTTATGTGTGAGTACAGAGGCCACTGATCGATCCTGCTCAGGCATTGGGCATCATTAAGGATCTATGCCAATAGAAGCCACTCCATTGTGCACTGATCTTTGTCCCTCCAccacccctccatagcaacagaacacatcgctagcctcaaggctagggatgtgtctgtacagccttgtTCCCCAAATTGTCGCCTGAGGGATCATTTCCCAATCTCCAATGGGCGACTGTTGTGTGTacttagtttaaagggaacctgaagcgaggaaaattatttcaaataaacacatgatgtacctgaaaaataatattacatactaacctcaccatcagttcctctcagaagctcaccattttcttcgtacagtgatcccttccagttctggcaatattttgtcagaactgaaatataccagttgatgtcagttatatatcagcagctgtcagttacaactgaatgtgcaaggtaatgtccatgtttccctatgtttcaagtgggtgatgttacagtttaacagtgtgctgaccaggaagctgttatggggtaacagacatttttaaaatggaggatggagaaatctattgatcacagtggacaaatgggatgcaggagagaagaaagagattgatgagtagactaaactggaggtaagtatgacctgtgcatggtttttttgactttttattttcagttcaggttctctttaaaggctcatacacacatcagactatagtctttggaaaatgaaagatcacagaccaatcttaccacccttcatgtagtatgagagccatactctacgggtccatctgaaaatggcgcagggagaaaaatggcgcaccgttctgccgataagtgtaccataaaacgctatttaccattttaatgtaaatacaataaaacggtaaatttcgttttatgctacattaattgcagagcggtgcgccatgatacACATGCAGGGCTAGTgtaggcagcgggggctgggggagagaggcagcgggacactagcgggcataggcagcggatgtatgcagaggcatacgttaccttgtcctgggccggcgatcgctccttccctcggctccttccattcatttgctgtagtcctgcagccggccaatcaccatgcggagactgaagccacatggtgattgaccagctgcaggactacagtaaacgaatggaagaagtgaaggagcggagggaaggagcgatcggcggccaggacaaggtaacgtatgcttctgcacatcctcccccgatgcctatgtccctccagtgtcccgctcccGCTCTCCTTCCCCGACCCCGCTGcaatttttaacacttataacgctatttagcgttataagtgtaaggcacactgcctgcgccattttttaacacttataacgctaaatagcgttatataatgtaagtctatggggcgccctttgtactcccctggcgctgtgcgccattattaactgtcacgatactctacacagtcttttctatggagctgaactccacatcagaaaaaaatctttgcaagatgctgcacacacagatgctgtacagacacaaaagatcagtatctgcaaaagatctgttcctgccaaaaatccattcctgcaaattgcaatgatagtctatgagatctgcagatcatcatacacacatgatttaactgacattcatctgcagatcagatccaccaggatggattttcagatctgcagatgattgcttgatctgcagatgaatgtcagttaaatcatgtgtgtatgatgatctgcagatctcatagactatgaatgcaatttgcaggaatggatttttggcaggaacagatcttttgcagatactgatcttttgtgtctgtacagcatctgtgtgtgcagcatcttgcaaagatttttttctgatggggagttcagctccatagaaaagactgtgtagagtatggctctcatactacatgaagggtggtaagattggtctgtttcATGCTTGGCACTTCCTCTGGCTCTGAGGTGACTATAGCCTCAGAGGAATTGCCAggaatgaaacagctgtcaggctactCTCTCTCCCATCACAGAGAATAGACATGGGAAAGATGAAGATGGAAGGATGCAGACTGGAAGGAGTGTACTGGCCAGACAGGGGAGTTTGCTCCACTGCCACGAGTAccctgcaggggccctgggggagcAAATTAGCTTGAGGGAAGAGACCTGCGGGCCCAAAAGGGCCACCTTGTGTTtccatatatttgttttttttatttagttcaagctgatatagatatagatagatagatagatagatagatagaaaaaattagtgtgtgtgccaggaatagatccctctctgatcacattcTGATCTGTCACAAGTCTGTTTCAGATTTAGATCTACCTTTTAGGCCAATTTGAGTGCCCATCTATaagagtatggccacctttagggcccgtttccacttgagcgagccgaatccgcagagtttccctgcaggcaaatcgcgccggagaaactctgccatagagaaCAATGGCACCGCCGGCCAAAACGCTTGcgttagcgattcggccggcatttCCATCCAAATctgtgcgaatcccatagccgtgcatggcacggctcatgggattcgtcaGCGTAACCGCAGATCCGGAAGTGCCGCTACGCGTCTCGCAGACACATGCGGCTGCTgtgaaaacgggcccttagactagccttgtgcacatgctagatggttctcaaCCCACTGGTGTCAACTCTTGCAAGAATCTTAACGTGCATGGCAACCCATAATCCTCCCTGATGCATTGCTGTCAGATCCATTTTCTATATTACTTTTGAACCCAAATTTACAAGAAAAACTTACAATGTTCTGTTGAATCAGCTGTTGCCGAACACGGATTGAAGCCAGATCGATGGGACGCTGTCCCCACTTGTCTCTTGGGCTGTACACACTTGCTCCTCCTGCTAAAAGTTCAGAAAGGGTGTCCAGGAATCCTTCCCGGATGGCATCATGAGCTGGGCTTGTACCAGTGGCAGGGTCAGGTAATGAAGGTTCGGCGCCATGTTGGATGAGTAGTCGTGCTATCTGTGGGGAACCCATCATCATTACCTTCCATTGTGATAAGGAGGAGTAAtgatgggagaggaaagatagaagagatagagagagacaggAAGGTGAGATGAAAAAGCgggaaaggggaggggaaggAAGGAAAGAGAGAGTATATACACTGATTACCAATATTAATAAACATCACAATTTGCTCAGTAAAATAGCGCAGATGATATCCCCTGATATAATAATGCTTCCCACAATCCCCCAGGAAAAATACACATGTTGCCATTATTTAACTTTCCAGCTCCTGAAGCCATGTGCTATcaacagaaatggattaagatgaaatcggaacctaggcaagatagcagtttttgcccaccgctgattgtcacctggcttttttttagtaagatttggtgggggctagaatccaccaggcccctagactctctccaggccctaggcaactgcctaggattgccttgtggatgatccggctctagcCATCAATGAAATATCTCAAAAAACAAGTATTGCTATCATCTCCCATTTACAAATACTGTACAAATGCCTTTCCATTAAAAGTGCAGCCATGATTCCCCATTGTATGTTTCCCTATGCCCTCCTTTCATAAGTGCTGGCATTATGCCTCTAATATTTGCTGCCATGTACAGGCACTGGATCTTTTATGATAACTTTGGGACAAAGTTTTCCTACAACCACTAGGCAATAGGCATGTGTGCTGTTTGGCTCTCTGCTGTGCAGCCTATTCTGTCCTATGGATAGTGGAGAGAGGAGAACCAGCACAGCAGGAGAGACATCCTGTTATTGCTCACAGTACAGCATAGAACAGTGCTTTAAACCTGACAGGTAGATTCATTTCAAGGCATACATGTTCAAACCCAAATAATAACTTTTGGGCAACAAAAATCTAACATGTATAAGTAGCCCTAAAACTGAGGGGGCATTCTGTTCATGGACTGTTGATATGGACAGCAACCACATATGCTTTCTAATGATATCTTTGATGAAGAAGACATGAAGACCTGCTGTGTGGAAAAAAGTGCAGTGGTTTCATAAAAAGTTTCTAATTCTAACTATCTCTAAGgtggtctcacaatctaatccctatcatagtcatgtcAAGAACAGAGCCTGAAGATGGCTTATTAActgaaagcttacactttttcttctaagttagccaatacatggcatcatcctgattcaaaacttcttgcttttactgatggctacaaTACACTACTGCTACTATCATAGTAATATGTCCATCaaagtctaatgctaggtactcatgatgcaatttcccatcaaatcGGCGGGTTGAAACGATAATTTCTGACACACATGATCTGCTGCTGATCTATAACGGGactgattttgtgcagtactgatctgtaAATCGATCCTGTCATGGATTGTTAGCTCATAGGACAGGTCAGAAATGATGGTTTCGACCCATCAAAATTGCAATGTGCGTACCTAAAATGTAGGCCAATTTGGGGAGgaacaaataaaatattagtatttttttgtgtgtttggtgtgtgtgtgtgtgtgtgtgtgtgtgtgtttggtgtgtgtgtgtgtgtgtgtgtgtgtgtgtttggtgtgtgtgtgtgtgtgtgtgtgtgtttggtgtgtgtgtgtgtgtgtgtgtgtttggtgtgtgtgtggtgtgtgtgtgtttggtgtgtgtgtgtgtgtgtgtgtgtgtgtgtttggtgtgtgtgtgtgtgtttggtgtgtgtgtgtgtgtgtgtgtgtgtgtttggtgtgcgtgtgtgtgtgtgtgtgtttggtgtgtgtgtgtgtgtgtgtgtgtgtttggtgtgtgtgtgtgtgtgtgtgtgtgggggggggggggggggatctgggagGAAAACGGATTGCCCAGGGAAAACTGCACACATGGCGAGAACCTATAAATTCCACACTGTTGTCTAGCTCATATATTGAAGCATTGTATGCCATCAGTCATCAACTAAATTCATTTTTAGTAAacttttttccttaaagggatactgtagggggtcgggggaaaatgagctgaacttacccggggcttctaatggtcccccgcagacatcctgtgcccgtgcagccgctcaccgatgctctggccccgcctccagttcacttctggagtttctgactttaaagtcagaaaaccactgcacctgcgttgccgtgtcctcgatcccactgatggaaccaggagcgtactgcgcaggcccagtatggtctgtgtctgcgcagtacactcctggtgacatcagcgggagcgaggacacggcaacgcaggcgcagtggttttctgactttaaagtcagaaattccagaagtgaaccggaggcggggccggagcattgcggagtggctgcgccaacacag contains:
- the LOC137517515 gene encoding cyclin-dependent kinase 4 inhibitor B-like, with product MASNIDLLSSAAATGNVQRVTELLTEDKVDPNQRNSYGRTPIQVMMMGSPQIARLLIQHGAEPSLPDPATGTSPAHDAIREGFLDTLSELLAGGASVYSPRDKWGQRPIDLASIRVRQQLIQQNIISG